The genomic stretch CTTCCGGATGGGACAGGCTCGCGACGCAGTTTATATTCATGATCCCTTCCGGCGATCGTTCTCCTGCGTCGTACATTAAAAATGGCGATTAAAGCGATAATTTCAAGTGGGCGTTCGCAAGAAAAAGACAAAAATTTTGTTTTTGTTTGAACTGCGGGGGCCAGAATACAAATATTGCCACGGCGAAAAGCCAGGGATAGCAGGCGGTTTCCTGCAAGATTTCAAATAGTCATTACACTTAATGGGATCGCAGCCACAGAGCTACAGCTTGCTTTGTTAATTTTTTGTGCTGGGTGGTATAAGTCACTTTGATTTAAAAGCTCAGCCTGACAGCATAAGATGAGTTCTAACATGAAGAAATGTGTATTAACGCCGCTGATGACAGGATGTGTTTTTTTAGCGACGAGCGGCTGTTCCAGCGTCATGAGCCACACCGGGGGCGATACCGGGTATTATTCGGGCACACGTTCAGACGTCAATATGATGAAAAGCGACGACACCAGCTGGGCAATGACCCCGCTGCTGTTAGTGGATTTGCCTTTCAGCGCCTTACTCGATACGTTTTTGCTGCCTTACGATTATTACCGCAGCGGGAAAGTGACGACGCGCGACCGGGTTAAAGCCAGCGAAGAACACAATATTGCGCTGAGCAACGGGGTGGATATCGATCACGTCCCGCCGATGAACACGACGCCGCGCGGTGAAAAATCCTCCACGCACAAAAAATAAGTGTCGGCTGAATTGTGTGAAACCGGCCAGACCGGCCGGTTAAAAAACTCAGTGACTGGCCGTGGCGAAGATTTGCGCAAACTCCCCCACCTGACGCATAAAGGCCACCTGGCTGCCGTCGGGTGAATACACCACCGCATCCGCGCACGGCGCGATTTCCGTTCTTCCGGTCAGGCGGTGCATGTCTCCGCTTTCCACATCCAGACGCATCACGCTGTTATCGCACACCAGCGCCACCGATTTTCCGTCAGGGCTCCAGCTAAACGCCGACTGAATTCCGCTGGCCGAATGACTGATCTGCACTGGTTTCCCGCCATTAGGCGAAACGGTCCAGAACTGCACCACGTCTTTTTCATCTTTCATCAGAAACGCAATCTGGCCGCCGTCTGGCGAAGACCGTAACCAGTGACGCGGCTGAGTGGCGATGCCTTTTTCGGTAAACGTAATGCGCCGCTGTTTCACGCCTGCCGGTGGCGCAGGCAGCGTTTCCGGCGTTCCCTGCAACGGTTTTTCCCCCGCTTTCAGGTAATCCGCGTCATCTTCCGGCAAATCCACCACGAATATTTCCGGATGCTTTTCTCCGCGGGCTGAAAGCGTATCGCCGATAAAAGCCAGCGCCTGGCGCTGACGGCGGCCATCAGGCTTTACATAACCCTCGCGCCCGATCCAGCCTTCTTCATAAGCGCGGTTGATGTCGTCGCTGCCGGGCTGCGGCGTAGCGGTGGTTTCACTGACCAGCACGCTGAAATGGCTGCCATCGTATTCGCGGGGATGATGTTTTGGCGGCGTGACGGGATGTGCCGACAGGGCGACACCGACGTTGCGTAAATCCAGAGCAGGATTCAGTTCATGCAAAATATGGTCGTTGTAGGTAAAACTGAGGCGGGAACCGTCGGGGCTGAAAACGTGAACATGCGTGCCGCCACGCAAAGCACCGGGTGTAAACGGCGCGGTGATGTCCATCGCGTCGAGCGTCACGGCCTGCGCGCGCTGTGGCTCAGCGACAATCACGCCGCGGCGATGATGGAAATCATACTGCCAGCCAGCATCCGGATTTTCCGGGCCATGAATAAACGTATAACGTACAGGCTGGTCCGGGCTGACCGTCACCACGCCCACGTGAGCCCCTTCACCGGCGCGGTAAAGGACTTCCGTCTCGCTGGTCTTCACATTCACGCGCTCAATGGTGGAACCGGTGAAAGAGCCACCGTGCGGACGAACGTCGTACACCAGCCACTGGCTGTCCGGCGTCCAGACGTTAATGTTGGTCAACTGATGCCCGCGGGCATCGGAAGTTAACTGTTTTTCGTTCATGTGTGAAAATGCCCATCCTTATTGGAATGGGCTAAGACTACGACAGGCAGAGACCGGAGACAATCGTCAGATATCACCGACGCGTTTCACTTCCCCCACGAGGAAGATATATGAAAGCGCGCCCAATAAAGCCACGGCGGAAATATAAATCAATGACGGTGCAAAGCCATAATCCTGCGCTAGATATCCGACGACTAATGGCACGGTAATTCCCCCCAAACCGCCCGCCAGATTAAACACACCGCCCGTCAATCCAATTAATCGAACCGGGGCAAGAGAGGAAACCAGCGACCAGGTAATGGAAGCAAAACCATTACCAAAGAAAGCCAGTGCCATTAATATCATTATCCATATCGGGTCGTTGGTGTAATTCGCACCCATAATACAGGTGGATAATAACAGCCCGCTGATAATAGGCAGTTTACGGGCAAAACCTATAGATTTACCGTTGCAAACTAATTTGTCGGCCACTAATCCCGATAATAATACGCCAAAGAACGCAGCCAGGAACGGAACGGTCGTCATAAAGCCTGCGGTCAGCGCGGCAATGTGTTTTTCCTGCGTCAGATAATTGGGAAACCACGTCAGGAAAAACCACAGTGTGGAAGCCACCGCGAACTGCCCTAAATATACACCGACAAGCTTACGGTTGAACACCAGTTTCCAGTCTGCGGCGGTAAGCGGTACACGGTTCTTTTTCCCGGCTGGCGTATCACCATCAACCAAACCACCACCGGCGCGGATATGCTCCAGTTCTTCCGCATTCACCCCTTTGCTTTTACGCGGAGACTGGTAAATGCAGAACCACAGCACGGACCAGATAATCCCGATACCGCCAGTGATGATAAATACCCAGTGCCAGCTCAACATCTCCTGGATCCAGATCAGTAGCGGCGTCAGGAAGGCTAAGCCGACAAACTGACCGGAAGTGTAAAAACCCACGGCAGACGCACGTTCCTGTTCCGGGAACCAGCTGGTGACCATGCGGTTATTGGTCGGAAAAGCCGGTGATTCAAACATACCCGTTACGGCACGCAGACCAATCAGGGACGCCAATCCGCCGGCAAACCCCTGGAATAAGGTGGCGACGGACCAGCCTAAAATGGCGATGAAATACGTGACTCTCGACCCGACTCTGTCGAGAAACCAGCCGCCGGGGATCTGGCAGGCGGTATACGTCCAAGCAAAAGCAGAAAATATATAACCCATCTGCGTTTTGCTGATGCCAAATTCTTCCTGAATATGGGCAGACGCAACGGCCAGATTCGCGCGGTCAACATAACAAATCACCACAGTAATAAAGATCATGAATAAGGTGATATAACGTCTTTTTGTTGGTTTGGCTTGTAGGGTGGTATCCATTTTTATTTCCTATTAATGGTTATCCTATAATAACAGGCGTAAGGGTGACTCAGAAATTGCTCTGATATTTTTTAACTCGAAGGAATTTTTTATATTTTACGGAAGTTGTTTTACCATTCAGCGACGGCTCCGTCAGGATAACGCCACAACGGGTTACGCCAGTCAGGGGCATTTTTACTGCGTTCAATCACCAGCTCTTCGTTAATTTCGACGCCTAAGCCCGGTTTATTTGAAGGATAGAAATATCCGTCATTCATTGTAAAGTCGTCTTTATTAATAACGTAATCCAGTAATTCAGCACCCTGGTTATAATGAATCCCCATGCTTTGTTCCTGAAGTACGGCATTGCGCGAAACGAAATCAATATGCAGACACGCGGCCAGCGCTATCGGGCCAAGCGGGCAATGTGGCGCAAGAGCGACGTCATAAGATTCCGCCATCGCGGCAATTTTGAAGCACTCGGTAATGCCACCTGCATGGGATAAATCAGGCTGAACAATCGCCAGGCCGCCGTCGGCCAGCACGCGTTTGAAATCAAAACGCGAGAACATGCGTTCACCGGCGGCAATCGGAATATGCGTTTGTGCCGCAAGGCGTGGATAGTATTCGGATTGTTCGGCCAGAACCGGTTCTTCGATAAACAACGGACGGTACGGTTCGAGTTCTTTGATCAGCACTTTTGCCATCGGCGCGCTGACACGACCATGGAAATCCAGGCCAAATTCAATTTCGTTGCCAAACTCAGCGCGGATTTGCGCCGCCTGCGATACCGCTGCATCGACCTGACGGGCGTTTTCGATAATGCCCATTTCTTCGCAGCCATTAAGCTTGAAGGTATCGAAGCCAATCGTGCGTAATTTATTAATAC from Rahnella sikkimica encodes the following:
- a CDS encoding YceK/YidQ family lipoprotein, producing MKKCVLTPLMTGCVFLATSGCSSVMSHTGGDTGYYSGTRSDVNMMKSDDTSWAMTPLLLVDLPFSALLDTFLLPYDYYRSGKVTTRDRVKASEEHNIALSNGVDIDHVPPMNTTPRGEKSSTHKK
- a CDS encoding DUF3748 domain-containing protein; the protein is MNEKQLTSDARGHQLTNINVWTPDSQWLVYDVRPHGGSFTGSTIERVNVKTSETEVLYRAGEGAHVGVVTVSPDQPVRYTFIHGPENPDAGWQYDFHHRRGVIVAEPQRAQAVTLDAMDITAPFTPGALRGGTHVHVFSPDGSRLSFTYNDHILHELNPALDLRNVGVALSAHPVTPPKHHPREYDGSHFSVLVSETTATPQPGSDDINRAYEEGWIGREGYVKPDGRRQRQALAFIGDTLSARGEKHPEIFVVDLPEDDADYLKAGEKPLQGTPETLPAPPAGVKQRRITFTEKGIATQPRHWLRSSPDGGQIAFLMKDEKDVVQFWTVSPNGGKPVQISHSASGIQSAFSWSPDGKSVALVCDNSVMRLDVESGDMHRLTGRTEIAPCADAVVYSPDGSQVAFMRQVGEFAQIFATASH
- a CDS encoding MFS transporter, yielding MDTTLQAKPTKRRYITLFMIFITVVICYVDRANLAVASAHIQEEFGISKTQMGYIFSAFAWTYTACQIPGGWFLDRVGSRVTYFIAILGWSVATLFQGFAGGLASLIGLRAVTGMFESPAFPTNNRMVTSWFPEQERASAVGFYTSGQFVGLAFLTPLLIWIQEMLSWHWVFIITGGIGIIWSVLWFCIYQSPRKSKGVNAEELEHIRAGGGLVDGDTPAGKKNRVPLTAADWKLVFNRKLVGVYLGQFAVASTLWFFLTWFPNYLTQEKHIAALTAGFMTTVPFLAAFFGVLLSGLVADKLVCNGKSIGFARKLPIISGLLLSTCIMGANYTNDPIWIMILMALAFFGNGFASITWSLVSSLAPVRLIGLTGGVFNLAGGLGGITVPLVVGYLAQDYGFAPSLIYISAVALLGALSYIFLVGEVKRVGDI
- the dgoD gene encoding galactonate dehydratase, which codes for MKVTKLTTYRLAPRWMFLKIETDEGITGWGEPVIEGRARSVEAAVHELSEYVIGQDPARINDIWQTLYRGGFYRGGPILMSAISGIDQALWDIKGKALGVPVYQLLGGLVRDKIKAYSWVGGDRPSELIDGINKLRTIGFDTFKLNGCEEMGIIENARQVDAAVSQAAQIRAEFGNEIEFGLDFHGRVSAPMAKVLIKELEPYRPLFIEEPVLAEQSEYYPRLAAQTHIPIAAGERMFSRFDFKRVLADGGLAIVQPDLSHAGGITECFKIAAMAESYDVALAPHCPLGPIALAACLHIDFVSRNAVLQEQSMGIHYNQGAELLDYVINKDDFTMNDGYFYPSNKPGLGVEINEELVIERSKNAPDWRNPLWRYPDGAVAEW